One window of Bacteroidia bacterium genomic DNA carries:
- a CDS encoding glycosyltransferase family 4 protein: MKIGFEAQRIFRKKKHGMDMVALELIRNLQKIDSVNEYYVFVKPDEDNKIIQPSPNFHVIEIPGGPYPYWEQILLPQAARKYGCQILHCTSNTAPIFTNIPLILTLHDIIFMESSLVGLLTGEGSNYQRFGNVYRQLIVPGLMRNCKKIITVSDYENKRIGDFFNLPQNSNLTTVYNGVSEHFRVIESPIELQKIKDKYKLPDFFFFFLGNTHPKKNTIGVLKAYSEFLKTSQQFQYKLVMIDYDLEELKRLLNSIDDPELINQIQLTGYINNQDLPAIYNQCSLFLYPSLRESFGIPIIEAMACGVPVITSNTSSMPEVAGDAAILIDPIKPESITQAILSVYQNESLKKNLVEKGLIQASKFSWKSMAEQVRSLYLENA, encoded by the coding sequence ATGAAAATTGGATTTGAAGCTCAACGAATATTTAGGAAAAAAAAACATGGAATGGATATGGTGGCTTTGGAATTAATCCGAAACCTCCAAAAAATCGACTCTGTTAATGAATACTATGTATTTGTTAAGCCGGATGAGGATAATAAAATTATTCAACCTTCTCCCAACTTTCATGTAATCGAAATACCAGGAGGACCTTATCCCTATTGGGAACAAATCCTTCTCCCCCAAGCGGCACGAAAATATGGTTGCCAAATCTTACATTGTACCAGTAACACAGCTCCAATCTTTACTAATATTCCGCTTATCCTTACCCTACACGATATTATCTTCATGGAAAGCTCCCTGGTCGGACTTCTTACCGGCGAAGGTTCAAACTACCAAAGGTTCGGTAATGTGTACCGTCAACTTATTGTTCCCGGATTAATGCGAAATTGCAAGAAAATTATTACAGTTTCCGATTATGAAAACAAACGAATAGGTGATTTTTTTAATCTTCCCCAAAATTCAAACCTTACAACCGTTTATAATGGAGTTAGTGAACATTTTAGAGTCATTGAATCTCCTATTGAACTTCAAAAAATAAAAGATAAATACAAATTACCCGATTTCTTTTTCTTTTTTCTTGGTAATACTCATCCAAAGAAAAATACCATTGGGGTTCTTAAAGCTTATTCCGAATTCCTAAAAACAAGCCAACAATTCCAATATAAGCTTGTTATGATTGATTATGATTTGGAGGAGCTAAAAAGACTTCTAAATTCCATCGATGACCCGGAATTAATTAATCAAATTCAATTAACCGGCTATATCAATAACCAAGACCTTCCTGCTATTTATAACCAGTGCAGTTTATTTCTGTATCCATCCCTTCGCGAAAGTTTCGGAATTCCAATTATCGAAGCAATGGCCTGTGGTGTACCGGTTATTACCTCTAACACATCTTCCATGCCAGAGGTTGCAGGTGATGCTGCCATCCTGATCGATCCCATTAAACCGGAATCAATAACCCAAGCTATTTTAAGCGTGTACCAAAACGAATCTCTAAAGAAAAACCTGGTTGAAAAAGGACTAATCCAGGCCTCCAAGTTTTCTTGGAAATCCATGGCCGAACAGGTTCGATCCCTTTACCTCGAAAATGCATAA
- a CDS encoding glycosyltransferase family 2 protein — protein MMTFLLIFQTILLLLSGIATAYILLFAIAGIFYKSPTLPPAKKLRKIAVLIPGYKEDSVIVEVAKNALIQDYPSNQFDVVIIADSFQPETILKLQELPIKVIEVKFEKSTKSKALNKAMEILPEIYEIAVVLDADNVMAPDFLSQVNASFDTGFQVVQGHRTAKNQNNHWAILDSISEEINNHIFRKGHRVLGLSSAIIGSGMAFQYSFFKTLMANVFAVGGFDKEIELKMLKQGITIEYLDQAHVYDEKVQETEVFGNQRRRWLSAQIHYFRFGILDSIKDLFLRGNLDYFDKAFQFIQPPRVLLLGGTGVLTFIFTSIDLFLYHSIQFSRNWLALFATICMALIISIPASFFNGKSLQALAGLPKGIWVMFLSFMKIKGANKTFIHTKHTTSSTSNNQ, from the coding sequence ATGATGACTTTTCTACTCATTTTTCAAACCATTTTACTACTTCTATCCGGTATCGCTACTGCTTACATCTTGCTATTTGCTATTGCAGGAATTTTTTATAAATCCCCTACTCTACCCCCAGCTAAAAAACTTCGCAAAATCGCTGTTTTAATTCCTGGTTACAAAGAAGATTCTGTAATTGTGGAAGTTGCAAAAAATGCTTTAATCCAAGATTACCCTTCAAACCAATTCGATGTCGTAATTATTGCCGATTCCTTTCAACCTGAAACCATCTTAAAACTTCAAGAACTTCCTATTAAGGTAATTGAAGTTAAATTTGAGAAAAGCACCAAATCAAAAGCTCTCAACAAGGCTATGGAAATTCTTCCGGAAATTTACGAAATAGCCGTGGTTCTAGATGCAGATAACGTAATGGCACCAGATTTCCTCTCCCAAGTAAATGCCAGCTTTGATACAGGTTTCCAAGTTGTTCAAGGTCACCGAACAGCTAAAAACCAAAATAACCATTGGGCAATTCTCGACTCCATAAGCGAAGAAATTAATAACCATATCTTCCGTAAAGGGCACCGGGTTCTGGGTCTTTCTTCTGCCATCATTGGTTCCGGTATGGCTTTTCAATATTCTTTCTTCAAAACTCTGATGGCTAATGTCTTTGCCGTAGGAGGTTTTGATAAAGAAATTGAACTTAAAATGTTAAAACAGGGTATTACCATTGAATACCTCGACCAAGCGCACGTTTATGATGAAAAAGTCCAGGAAACCGAAGTTTTTGGAAACCAACGTAGACGATGGCTTTCTGCTCAAATTCATTATTTCCGCTTCGGTATCCTTGACTCTATAAAAGATCTCTTCCTCCGAGGTAATTTGGATTATTTCGATAAGGCTTTTCAATTTATTCAACCACCTCGGGTTTTATTACTAGGTGGAACCGGAGTACTTACATTCATTTTTACTTCCATCGATCTTTTCCTATATCATTCCATACAGTTTAGTAGAAATTGGTTGGCATTGTTTGCTACAATATGCATGGCTTTAATCATTTCTATCCCTGCTTCCTTTTTTAACGGAAAATCCCTGCAAGCACTAGCCGGTCTACCCAAAGGAATTTGGGTAATGTTCCTTTCTTTCATGAAAATTAAGGGTGCCAATAAAACCTTTATACATACCAAACACACCACCTCCTCAACCTCAAATAACCAATAA
- a CDS encoding phosphoribosyl transferase, whose protein sequence is MYYRSIADLNNIILQKLHTIPRDFDLIVGVPRSGMLPANLLALYLNKPYTDIHSFMNGYIYKAGARAQFFDGSENKKVLVVDDSVASGSALNECKENLKELSLKYNIKYCAIYVVPGKEKLVDYYFESVPLPRFFQWNILNHTALEKACFDIDGVLCPDPLPEQNDDGEKYRNFILTAPPLFIPGSKIGTIVTSRLEKYRKETETWLQNNHIKYNDLIMLDLPDMKARQKANNHGQHKAKAYMSGPYTLFVESEMNQAIEINRITKKPVLCTATFEMIYDSESFLYNLKSGKNLPFLRKFGLKLRDNLKALKKSLNS, encoded by the coding sequence ATGTACTACAGAAGCATAGCCGACCTTAACAACATAATTCTTCAAAAACTTCATACCATTCCAAGAGACTTCGACCTAATAGTTGGGGTTCCTCGAAGTGGCATGTTACCAGCAAATTTGCTTGCACTTTACCTGAATAAACCTTACACGGATATACATTCCTTTATGAATGGATACATCTATAAAGCTGGTGCTAGAGCTCAATTTTTCGATGGCTCCGAAAATAAAAAAGTACTTGTAGTAGACGATAGCGTTGCCTCTGGCTCTGCACTCAATGAATGTAAAGAAAATTTAAAAGAATTATCCCTTAAATACAACATCAAGTATTGTGCAATCTATGTGGTTCCAGGCAAAGAAAAATTAGTAGATTACTATTTTGAATCAGTTCCACTGCCTCGCTTTTTTCAATGGAATATCCTGAATCACACCGCATTAGAAAAAGCTTGCTTTGATATCGATGGGGTTCTTTGCCCTGATCCTTTGCCTGAACAAAACGACGACGGCGAAAAATACCGAAACTTTATCCTAACTGCCCCTCCCCTTTTTATTCCTGGTAGTAAAATCGGCACCATTGTAACTTCCCGACTTGAAAAATATAGAAAGGAAACAGAAACCTGGTTACAAAATAACCATATCAAATACAATGATTTAATTATGTTGGATTTGCCAGATATGAAAGCTAGACAAAAGGCCAATAACCATGGGCAACACAAAGCCAAAGCTTATATGTCTGGCCCATATACCCTATTTGTTGAAAGCGAAATGAACCAGGCAATTGAAATTAATCGAATTACAAAAAAACCTGTTCTTTGTACTGCAACCTTCGAAATGATATACGACTCTGAGTCGTTTTTGTACAACCTTAAAAGTGGTAAAAACCTTCCATTCCTTCGTAAATTTGGATTAAAACTTCGAGATAATCTAAAAGCATTGAAAAAATCCTTGAATTCCTAA
- a CDS encoding glycosyltransferase: MKGHHFIFTGLQSWDIPIGSNAIDIAKEIAKQNKVLYVNSPLDLMTLYRNEGKSETKNRLEVLKKKKHPVRKISENLSVLDFTFPILSVNGLPDGPLFDIVNNFNNRRIYKFIAQWAKNLGFENYIHFIDNDIYRSFYSKDFLKPKLSVYYRRDNLHPMNYWKKHVPRLEPLLIAKSDLVVANSPQLADFAKQFNPKSFNVGQGVDLSAYNPDMEGNGPIELSKFTRPLIGYIGDINSMRLDANLIYELAKSKPNYSFIMIGGEDAVFKSHTLHQLPNVHFLGSIPKNRVPEFIHGMDVCMNPQLINEITIGNYPRKVDEYIAMGKPVLATHTQTMELFKNHVYLCSNVEDYQHAIEKAILDKSEEARIERIRFARSHSWESNVAEIYSRILEHLN; encoded by the coding sequence ATGAAAGGTCACCATTTTATTTTCACCGGACTTCAATCTTGGGATATCCCAATTGGCTCCAATGCCATCGATATTGCTAAAGAAATTGCTAAACAAAACAAGGTGCTTTATGTCAATAGTCCACTTGACTTAATGACCCTTTATCGAAATGAAGGCAAATCCGAAACAAAGAATAGATTGGAGGTGCTCAAAAAGAAAAAACACCCCGTCAGGAAAATTTCAGAAAATTTAAGTGTCCTGGATTTTACTTTCCCAATTCTATCTGTAAATGGACTTCCAGATGGCCCCTTGTTTGATATCGTCAACAATTTCAACAACCGCCGTATCTATAAATTTATAGCTCAGTGGGCAAAAAATCTCGGTTTCGAAAATTATATTCATTTTATCGATAACGATATTTACCGCAGCTTTTATTCCAAAGATTTTCTTAAACCCAAACTTTCAGTTTATTATCGTCGCGACAACTTGCACCCAATGAACTATTGGAAGAAGCATGTCCCCAGATTAGAACCTTTATTGATTGCAAAAAGCGATTTGGTAGTAGCAAACTCTCCTCAATTAGCAGACTTTGCTAAACAATTCAATCCTAAAAGCTTCAATGTCGGACAAGGAGTTGACCTCTCAGCATATAATCCTGATATGGAAGGAAACGGTCCGATTGAATTAAGCAAATTCACCCGACCACTCATTGGCTATATTGGAGATATAAATAGCATGCGTTTGGATGCCAATTTAATTTATGAACTAGCTAAAAGTAAACCAAATTACAGCTTTATTATGATTGGTGGTGAAGATGCCGTCTTTAAATCCCATACCTTACACCAACTGCCCAATGTTCATTTCCTTGGTAGTATTCCCAAAAACAGGGTTCCTGAATTTATTCATGGCATGGATGTTTGTATGAATCCTCAATTGATTAATGAAATAACCATTGGAAATTACCCTAGAAAAGTGGATGAATATATTGCAATGGGTAAACCCGTTCTGGCTACTCATACCCAAACCATGGAACTCTTTAAAAACCATGTTTACCTCTGCTCCAATGTAGAAGATTACCAACATGCCATTGAAAAAGCCATATTAGATAAATCGGAGGAAGCCCGCATCGAACGTATCCGCTTTGCACGATCTCATTCTTGGGAAAGTAATGTGGCTGAAATTTACTCCCGAATTCTGGAACACCTTAATTAA
- a CDS encoding O-antigen ligase family protein, which yields MSNLQSKNPFDSRIGSSRLENPVNLLIILGIVLLAALIVIKFEILGLAGCIGIMGAGVFSYLLFQSPQIGLYTAVILGFLLLGIGRYAKDLQVGLGMDAILIFTYIALLFNRFKERMNWTPAKRDITLLSFVWFMYSIFQIINPEARSFAAWFSGRSVGIYMFLIVPLTLLFIDNTKKIYIFLYIWGALSILATLKGIMQVKVGVDFAEQAWLNEGNAKTHILFGKLRAFSFLSDAGQFGANQGYSAVVALIAGMATDGKLKKFFFYSVAILALYGLVISGTRGALSVPFAGFGLFVLLRKNIVAMSIGGFFLVALIVFFKFTTIGQGNADIRRMRTAFDPNDASLQVRLNNQKLLKNYMASRPFGGGIGHGGVKAQRFLPNAYLSQIPTDSWYVLIWVEQGIVGLAMHLFILFYILIKASYRIMFKVKDEKLKLLLSALASGMFGIMVASYGNAVLGQMPTNVLIYMSMAILLNSDVLDNETKLSNVGLNPPE from the coding sequence ATGTCTAACTTACAATCCAAAAACCCTTTTGATAGTCGCATTGGCTCCTCCAGGCTTGAAAACCCGGTCAATCTTTTGATTATTTTAGGAATTGTACTTTTGGCAGCACTAATCGTAATCAAATTTGAAATTTTAGGATTGGCGGGCTGCATTGGTATAATGGGTGCAGGCGTTTTTAGCTATCTATTGTTTCAATCTCCTCAAATTGGACTCTATACAGCGGTCATCTTAGGTTTTTTACTTCTTGGTATTGGAAGATATGCCAAAGATTTGCAGGTTGGGTTAGGAATGGATGCTATTCTTATTTTCACTTATATCGCTTTACTTTTTAACCGATTCAAAGAACGAATGAATTGGACTCCTGCCAAAAGGGATATTACTCTGCTTTCTTTTGTATGGTTTATGTACTCTATATTCCAAATTATTAACCCTGAAGCCAGAAGTTTCGCTGCATGGTTCTCAGGCCGTAGCGTTGGAATTTACATGTTCCTTATTGTACCACTAACACTTTTGTTTATTGATAACACAAAAAAAATCTACATCTTTCTTTATATCTGGGGAGCTCTATCAATCCTTGCAACACTAAAAGGAATTATGCAAGTCAAAGTGGGAGTAGATTTTGCAGAACAAGCCTGGCTTAATGAAGGCAATGCCAAAACCCATATCCTTTTTGGCAAACTGCGTGCCTTTTCATTCCTAAGCGATGCAGGACAATTTGGTGCCAATCAAGGATATTCTGCCGTAGTTGCTTTAATTGCAGGCATGGCAACTGATGGAAAATTAAAAAAGTTCTTTTTCTACTCCGTTGCAATCTTAGCTTTATACGGATTGGTTATTTCAGGAACCCGTGGCGCCTTGTCTGTGCCTTTTGCCGGATTCGGTTTGTTTGTTCTTCTTCGAAAAAACATCGTCGCTATGTCTATTGGTGGCTTCTTTCTTGTTGCTCTTATTGTGTTTTTTAAATTTACAACAATTGGACAAGGAAATGCCGATATTCGAAGAATGCGTACTGCTTTTGACCCCAATGACGCTTCTCTTCAAGTAAGACTTAACAATCAAAAATTACTAAAAAACTATATGGCTTCCCGCCCTTTCGGAGGAGGAATAGGACATGGAGGAGTTAAAGCACAGCGCTTTTTGCCAAATGCCTATTTATCTCAAATTCCTACCGATAGCTGGTATGTATTAATTTGGGTGGAGCAAGGTATTGTTGGACTAGCAATGCACCTCTTTATTTTATTCTATATCCTAATTAAGGCAAGCTATCGAATCATGTTTAAAGTCAAGGATGAAAAACTTAAACTCCTACTTTCTGCTTTAGCTTCCGGTATGTTCGGAATTATGGTTGCTTCTTATGGAAATGCCGTTTTAGGACAAATGCCTACCAATGTTCTTATTTATATGTCTATGGCTATTTTATTAAACTCAGATGTATTAGATAATGAAACTAAATTATCAAATGTGGGGTTAAATCCCCCTGAATGA
- a CDS encoding oligosaccharide flippase family protein encodes MKKKLIQIIKEDNFLSLSGNLVIAFFGIISFSLITRTLPLEEFGEFVIFVAGASFMEMFRFGITNTAVIRFLSGANPKQRIQIIGSNALIGLVSTSAIAILMLICNYLFENPIKQSGYGMFFSWYPLLSILNLPWNNAMVILQADRYYGKILLLKAVNSFTFFCCVVASYFFLHWNLYQLIWCMILVNLLTSSISIIAGWDGTFSFMKATKESNSQLLHFGKYTTFTLIGTNLLRSADTVIISLSPLGPTAVALYSIPIKLTEMQQIPLRSFVATAFPKMSKASLQGNIDEVRKLFYSYSGALTYLFVLISLTTFLFADLFVWIIGGDKFSVVEPITGTNVADIVRIFSIYGLLLPIDRMTGIGLDSINKPQVNAIKVFFMVAANIIGDLIAVFLFKSLLLVAVASILFTMVGIYLGLYFFNKDIPIEFYQIFKEGKQFYIQIFHQFLKKKG; translated from the coding sequence ATGAAAAAGAAATTAATCCAAATCATCAAAGAGGATAATTTTCTTTCGCTATCCGGAAATTTGGTAATCGCCTTTTTCGGCATAATTAGTTTCTCTCTCATTACTCGAACCTTGCCTCTGGAAGAATTTGGGGAATTTGTCATTTTTGTTGCAGGTGCTTCTTTTATGGAAATGTTTAGATTTGGTATAACCAATACTGCTGTTATTCGTTTCCTTTCTGGCGCAAATCCAAAACAAAGGATTCAAATCATTGGATCAAATGCCTTAATTGGCTTGGTTTCCACTTCTGCCATTGCAATTCTTATGTTAATTTGTAACTATTTGTTTGAAAATCCAATCAAACAATCAGGTTATGGAATGTTTTTTTCTTGGTATCCTTTGCTTTCTATCCTTAATTTACCTTGGAACAATGCAATGGTTATTCTTCAAGCAGATAGGTATTATGGAAAAATCCTTTTGCTTAAGGCTGTTAATAGCTTTACTTTCTTTTGTTGTGTGGTAGCCAGTTACTTCTTCCTTCATTGGAATTTGTATCAACTTATCTGGTGTATGATATTGGTAAACTTACTTACCTCTTCCATTTCTATAATTGCTGGTTGGGACGGAACATTTTCCTTTATGAAAGCAACTAAAGAATCTAATTCTCAACTTTTACACTTTGGTAAGTATACTACCTTTACCCTTATCGGAACCAACTTACTCCGAAGCGCCGACACCGTCATTATTAGCTTAAGTCCTCTTGGACCTACAGCTGTTGCCCTTTATAGTATACCTATTAAATTAACTGAAATGCAACAAATCCCTCTTCGAAGTTTTGTTGCAACTGCATTCCCCAAAATGTCTAAGGCAAGCCTGCAAGGGAACATTGATGAAGTTAGAAAATTATTCTATTCGTATTCAGGAGCCCTTACTTATCTGTTTGTCCTTATTAGTTTAACCACTTTCCTTTTTGCAGATCTTTTTGTTTGGATAATTGGAGGTGATAAATTCTCAGTTGTGGAACCAATTACAGGAACTAATGTGGCAGATATTGTTAGAATTTTTTCAATCTATGGACTACTACTACCGATCGACCGGATGACAGGAATTGGTTTAGACAGCATTAATAAACCTCAAGTTAATGCGATTAAGGTGTTTTTTATGGTTGCAGCAAACATAATTGGCGATTTAATTGCAGTATTTCTTTTCAAATCCCTATTATTGGTTGCTGTTGCTTCTATATTATTCACAATGGTCGGAATTTACTTAGGATTATACTTTTTTAATAAAGATATTCCAATTGAATTTTATCAAATCTTTAAAGAAGGAAAACAATTCTATATTCAAATATTCCATCAATTTTTAAAGAAAAAGGGATAG
- a CDS encoding TolC family protein, whose protein sequence is MKPTSAVTIFLLLLFNFKFSFSQSSGLDSLSKSEITIPPLEVILDSALKHNAAVKFRVLDILAKNANLRSEKNYWMRNLGIQADSRYGTFDNYSLSNNTQSTTISNSTSQQMNYGVGLYLKFPIVDLIDRKNQINRAKAELEQSKQMAENQKTELTQLIIRLYEDLLLKQRLLSIQSSAIGNARVNQEMIETEFRNGIITVTEYVRVSDIVTRVESDYEKAKSEFSSAKQVLEEIAGFSFLNYQIKK, encoded by the coding sequence ATGAAACCAACAAGCGCTGTTACCATTTTTCTTCTTCTACTTTTTAACTTTAAATTCTCCTTTTCGCAATCCTCAGGTTTAGATAGTCTATCCAAGTCCGAAATTACAATTCCACCATTAGAAGTAATTTTAGATTCAGCACTTAAACACAATGCTGCTGTAAAATTCAGAGTGCTTGATATACTTGCTAAAAATGCCAATCTTCGCTCTGAAAAAAACTATTGGATGCGAAACCTTGGTATTCAGGCAGATTCAAGATACGGAACTTTCGACAATTATTCATTAAGTAACAATACACAGTCAACAACAATTTCTAATTCCACATCTCAGCAAATGAATTATGGTGTTGGTTTGTATTTAAAATTTCCAATTGTAGATTTAATTGATCGCAAAAACCAAATTAATAGGGCTAAAGCTGAACTTGAGCAGTCAAAACAAATGGCTGAAAACCAAAAAACAGAATTAACCCAGTTAATTATTAGACTTTATGAAGATCTGCTATTAAAACAAAGATTGCTAAGCATACAATCTTCCGCAATTGGAAATGCCAGGGTAAACCAAGAAATGATTGAAACTGAATTTAGAAATGGAATCATTACGGTTACTGAATACGTTCGAGTATCGGATATCGTAACTAGGGTCGAATCAGATTATGAAAAAGCCAAATCCGAATTTAGTTCCGCCAAACAGGTTTTGGAAGAAATTGCTGGTTTTTCTTTTCTTAACTATCAAATAAAGAAATAG
- a CDS encoding sugar transferase, with the protein MKQIHAISVHINQWSMESNKTILYIGTPFHKFETEFELAGYQFQQAEDILKASQFLNQEIKPVAVLFEYNLIAKSNAMPLLDQFRSADSFKNVAFILLSFQFNPALYKMAFEKGFDDFFLIKDENSGKLVERIKFLGQFKKEVKPKAIVSKPVGIVNIPASKRRFDILVASLVLLFASPFLIIIMIAIRLESKGKVFYKSKRVGQKVFDFYKLRSMRTGADQELKKLAKEKNQYKQASEELTIDFEAPCPCCSVLPIGETCSPLLFIGNHAICDYWYNKQKLELAKSKSAFVKIVDDPRVTRVGKFIRNTSIDELPQLINVLKGDMSIVGNRPLPIYEAEQLTADELSKRFLAPAGITGLWQVELRGKGGNMSEDERKKLDNEYADLFINGTYTIWYDLKLILRTIPALLQKSSV; encoded by the coding sequence TTGAAACAAATACATGCTATTTCTGTTCACATTAATCAATGGTCCATGGAATCTAATAAAACAATACTGTATATAGGAACTCCATTTCATAAATTCGAAACTGAATTTGAGCTTGCTGGTTACCAATTTCAACAAGCTGAAGACATATTAAAAGCAAGCCAGTTTTTGAATCAGGAAATCAAGCCTGTGGCAGTATTATTTGAATACAACTTGATTGCGAAAAGCAATGCTATGCCATTATTGGACCAATTTAGAAGTGCTGATTCCTTTAAGAATGTTGCATTTATCCTATTGTCCTTTCAATTTAATCCAGCCCTTTACAAAATGGCATTTGAAAAGGGGTTTGATGATTTTTTTCTAATAAAAGACGAAAACTCAGGTAAGTTAGTCGAACGAATCAAATTTCTCGGTCAATTCAAAAAAGAGGTAAAACCCAAAGCTATTGTCTCAAAACCCGTTGGAATAGTCAATATTCCTGCATCCAAAAGAAGATTTGACATTTTAGTAGCTAGTTTGGTCTTGCTTTTTGCAAGCCCATTTCTAATTATCATTATGATCGCCATCCGACTCGAATCTAAAGGAAAAGTATTCTATAAATCAAAACGGGTAGGACAAAAAGTTTTTGATTTTTACAAACTTCGCTCCATGAGAACAGGGGCTGACCAAGAATTGAAAAAACTAGCCAAAGAAAAAAACCAATACAAACAAGCCTCCGAAGAACTTACTATCGATTTTGAAGCTCCTTGTCCTTGCTGTAGCGTTTTGCCAATTGGAGAAACATGCTCCCCATTACTGTTTATAGGAAATCACGCTATTTGTGACTATTGGTATAACAAACAAAAACTTGAACTTGCAAAATCAAAATCGGCCTTTGTCAAAATAGTAGATGACCCAAGGGTTACCAGAGTTGGAAAATTTATACGTAATACTAGTATTGATGAACTACCCCAACTCATTAACGTTTTGAAAGGCGATATGTCTATCGTAGGAAATCGTCCACTTCCAATCTATGAAGCAGAACAACTTACGGCGGATGAACTTTCTAAAAGATTTTTAGCACCGGCAGGAATAACAGGCCTTTGGCAGGTTGAATTAAGAGGAAAAGGAGGAAATATGTCCGAAGATGAAAGAAAAAAACTAGATAATGAATATGCTGATTTATTTATTAATGGCACTTATACCATTTGGTATGACCTAAAGTTAATCCTCAGAACAATACCTGCCCTTTTACAAAAAAGTTCGGTATAA
- a CDS encoding response regulator — protein sequence MNKKILIVDDEVNIGLLLENFLSEQYDVTYKSNTNEAFMWLEENLPDLVICDIQMPECDGYEILKSIRNRGFTIHTPVVMLSSKSESNEKIKCYKLGAQDYLTKPFNPEELEEVIKKNLNPLHYSVSW from the coding sequence ATGAATAAAAAAATCCTAATCGTTGATGATGAAGTAAACATTGGCCTGTTACTTGAAAACTTTTTATCCGAACAGTACGATGTAACATATAAAAGCAATACCAATGAAGCTTTTATGTGGCTTGAGGAAAACTTACCTGATTTGGTCATTTGCGATATCCAAATGCCGGAATGTGATGGTTATGAAATTTTAAAATCTATTCGTAACCGAGGATTCACTATACATACTCCGGTGGTGATGCTAAGTTCTAAATCGGAAAGCAATGAAAAAATAAAATGCTATAAACTTGGAGCACAAGATTATTTAACAAAACCATTCAATCCGGAAGAATTAGAAGAAGTGATTAAAAAGAACTTAAATCCGCTACATTATTCTGTTTCATGGTAA
- a CDS encoding Hpt domain-containing protein, whose amino-acid sequence MTLDSTIPTSNKLYNLSFIDTVCRGNQVVKKKMLDTFLSTIPLDVVKIKNAHIEGDFETVSQVAHKIKPVLATYGINSISEDIHAIEMLAKDEPGHPEIGNKIELVVNTVNLVAQDIKINFL is encoded by the coding sequence ATGACACTTGACTCCACCATTCCGACTTCAAACAAACTATACAACCTTAGTTTTATTGATACTGTCTGCCGAGGTAACCAAGTAGTAAAAAAGAAAATGTTAGACACCTTTTTATCCACTATACCATTAGATGTTGTTAAGATAAAGAATGCTCACATAGAAGGTGACTTTGAAACAGTAAGCCAAGTAGCTCATAAAATTAAACCCGTTCTGGCCACATATGGAATAAATAGTATTTCAGAGGATATCCATGCCATTGAAATGTTAGCCAAGGATGAACCGGGACACCCTGAAATAGGCAACAAAATTGAATTGGTAGTAAACACTGTAAACCTTGTAGCTCAAGATATTAAAATTAACTTTTTATAA
- a CDS encoding heme NO-binding domain-containing protein: MVGILNKSFQEMVINHFGDENWELALERSGEEVNFFRNNEPSGIDSSYKIAKALSELKSIPVDYIMKTFGEWWIINTCLVRFADFIQVESTTFSNQLLQLPNFHNRLMFLYPNLLLPEIQVSVPNSSNLYLHFDSAILGNASFIEGLIYGISKSFNVNLVVELVKGKEANSDLFKLSW, encoded by the coding sequence ATGGTTGGAATATTAAATAAGTCATTTCAAGAAATGGTCATTAATCATTTTGGGGACGAGAATTGGGAATTGGCATTGGAAAGAAGCGGAGAAGAGGTGAATTTTTTTCGTAATAATGAACCTTCCGGAATAGATTCATCGTACAAGATTGCCAAAGCTTTGTCAGAGTTGAAGAGTATTCCGGTAGATTATATTATGAAAACCTTTGGAGAATGGTGGATAATTAATACTTGTTTGGTGCGATTTGCTGATTTTATTCAAGTTGAGTCCACTACATTTTCTAATCAATTACTTCAATTGCCAAACTTTCATAATCGTTTAATGTTTTTATATCCCAATTTGTTATTGCCGGAAATACAAGTATCAGTACCCAACTCATCAAATTTATACCTTCATTTTGACTCTGCTATTTTAGGAAATGCAAGTTTTATTGAAGGGTTGATATACGGAATTTCAAAGAGTTTTAATGTTAATTTAGTTGTAGAACTTGTGAAAGGCAAGGAAGCCAATAGTGATTTATTTAAGCTTAGCTGGTGA